The Cognaticolwellia beringensis genome segment GCCGCCCATTATCAAGACTCTAGCGATTTACGTTTTTATGAAGGCCTAAATCCAAATGGAGAAATTGTTGATGAAAATGTCTATGAGATATACGGCGGTTATAAAATGGGCGATATGCAGTTTCAAGCTAAATACGCTTGGGTTTCTATGGATTCAGCAAGTGGCCTGACCGTTGATAGTAATCAAGTGATATTAGACGCCATTTATAATCATAAATTGGGTAGTTTTTATGTTGAATACAGCGCTTGGGGTGATGAAGCAGAAGCCGTATTTGAAGCCGGTGATAAAATACTGGTTGGCTACAAGCTTAATTTTTAATTGTTTCCATTTCTATAATTAGTTGCTCAGCATAGTTATTAGCAATATTCAGATGATTTTTACTAAAAAAAACACCTAGTGTTGATTCTAATTACTGATATTGCATTGTTTATTAGTAATAATTTCAGTTGCTTCTAGCCAAGGATGGCTTTAGCTGCTGTTATCTGACCACTTTAAAATGTATTTTATATTAAACAGAGAAAACAATGTCCCAAGCTCAAAGAGATATCACACTGAGATTTTTAGCCGAACCACAAGACGTTAACTTCGGTGGTAAAGTCCATGGTGGTGCGGTAATGAAATGGATTGATCTAGCCGCATATGCTTGTTCTGCGGGATGGAGTGGTCGCTATTGTGTCACTGCATACGCCGGTGGTATTCGATTTGTTGCCCCAATCCATGTTGGCAGCTTGGTGGAAGTGGAAGCGAAAGTTATTTATACCGGAAAGTCTTCAATGCATATTGCGTTGGAAGTGAATGCTTGTGATCCTAAATCATTAAATAGACGCTTAACAACACATTGCATTGTTATTATGGTGGCCGTAGATCAAAACGGTCAGCCTGAGCGCGTACCTCAATGGATACCTGAAACTGAGATAGACAAAACGCAGCATGCTACAGCGATAAAATTAATGGAAATACGGAAAAAAATTGGCGAAGAAATGCAAATATTTGTCGAAGATTAACAAGTATATAAAGTTGATTTTTATTTGAATGTATCTGCTTAAAATACTGACCACATAAACCTATCATAATTAAAGTGAAGCTATTTCACCGGCCGTAAAATTTTTATAACTTTGCATTTAACTTTGCACTAGACTTCGCAATATAGCTTTACAATATCTGTCTGCTTTCCTGCTATTTTAGACTCTATTTACCTACCTTGTGCCATATTCTGTAACAACTGTAATCGTTGTTGCTCCTGCTTGGATGGTTGATAAGGCATTTCACTTAAGCTAGATATGGCGAAGTCTTTTATTTCAAATTGATTAATAGCGCTATCGCCATATTTTGTTGGCGAACCGGGTGCTGGCGACATTAACTCGATTGAAAACGTAGATAAATAAAACGGCGCTTGTTTTCCTTGTAATACGCTTTGGTGGGCTTTTAATTCTATAGTACCACTGCCTTTATTGAGTTTTTCTTTACTCACCAAATGGGCAATAGGTTGGTTGTCAGCATCAAATAAGTTAGCGCGTATGCGATAAAGACCTTGCTCTCTGGTAGTCAAGTTAGCTTTTATCACCATGTCAGCGTCTTGATTGTATGCGGGATCGAAACTGTTAAGTGTGGCGACTGAGTCAACATATTTAAGTGCTAAAGCAAGGCTAATATCTTTACCATTAACGCGTGCTTTTACTGTTGCTTGCAGCTGCGTTGGCAAGTTACGTTCGCCATCAAATTGTGCAGTCCAGTTATTATTATTATCCTGATCAAAATCGCGCCTTAATAGTGATTTACCGGTTGTTATATCGACGAGTATCAGTACGGCATTATCAATGTTTTCACCTGAGAGTGTGGCAAAAACCGTTTCAGGGTAGGTATAACGATACTTTGATAACTGCGCCGATATTGTTGTTCCAAGATCATCAACTGGAATAGATTGTGGATTAAAATGATTAGGTGCCAATCGATCAAAATCTTTATTCGTTAGAGGTTGCGAGTAAGGAGGAAAGTTAAGTTCTCCAGCATAGGCTTTTGCCACTAAAGTTGCTGAGTCATTGGAGGTTATTTTTTCTAGTACAGCAATACTCTCTATATTATCTTCAATAGTTATAGGTGCTGATTCTGTAGGTTTTATTTTAGATGAACTCACCGTCGATTGAGTAACAGTAGTTAACTGCTGAGGCACTGTTGGCCAAAAAAGCCAAACCGAGATAACAGCAGTGCTCATTATTGCTATGTGCTTTAAAACCGATTTGTTTTTCATGACGGATTTATTCTACCTATAATTATTTATTTTTCATGCTCAGATAGTGCCAGGGCTGTTTAGCTTTCGTGGTGAAAATTGAAAGATAAACAGCCTTTGTTTACTTCATTTTTAGTTAGGAATAGCGTCATAAATGAGCGTTGACATACTGTCAGAAGCCGAATTCTCTACATATAGGTAATTGCTTTTCCAAATCCACCAGCCAGAAGTTTTAGTGTAAGTATTAAAATGAATACTTTCACCAGACAAGGTGTTTTCTTGATTGCTAACCGCTGTTACTTTACCTGCTTGCCATGGTTCAAGCAGTGAACCGTGACTATATTTTTCACCCATGAGCATCGGATAGTGATACGGCATAAATCCTGAAACAGCATTGCCTTGGTATGAAATTTTACCGTTGAACGCTAATTGCGTACTACAACTGCCAAAGCGTGCTTGGCGATTACCGCCACATGAAGAATGAGTACCAACAACACCGTCATCATTACCTTGAATAAATGGGCTAGTAACGCCTAAGTATTCAGTGGCATCGCCGACGAAACGTAAACGTGGAATACGAGCGTCAGGCAACGGCGCAAGTTGTCTTGCATTATTAACTTTTAAGTCATGAAGTACGCCCATTTCATCGCCTAAGTCACCACCAAGCCAAGCTTCTAAAGCCGCTTCGATGATAAAGGTCCAGCTTTCAGTACCCTGAGCAACGCTTACCGCTAAATCGGCAAGTTCACTGCCGCCGCCCGCACCTGCAATGTCAAATGTTGCAACGATATTAAGTGGTGCTAAGCCAGCGTTTTCTAACCAAGTTTCTTGATTGTCGATAATATATCGCGCGACTAAGTCTCCCGTAGAGTGGGTGACAAATATGCAGCCAGGATCGCAAAAGTTACTTTCAGAGAATGCTTTTAATTTTGGCCAGACATAGTCAGTGGCTATTTTACCTTCTATTCGCTCATACGAAGGCCAGTCAATTCGAGCGTCACTT includes the following:
- a CDS encoding acyl-CoA thioesterase — encoded protein: MSQAQRDITLRFLAEPQDVNFGGKVHGGAVMKWIDLAAYACSAGWSGRYCVTAYAGGIRFVAPIHVGSLVEVEAKVIYTGKSSMHIALEVNACDPKSLNRRLTTHCIVIMVAVDQNGQPERVPQWIPETEIDKTQHATAIKLMEIRKKIGEEMQIFVED